A section of the Oryza sativa Japonica Group chromosome 1, ASM3414082v1 genome encodes:
- the LOC107277069 gene encoding Bowman-Birk type bran trypsin inhibitor-like: protein MNSGNMATSSILFFFLLGGLTVAVAAHGTANDDTNTIRLPSDGAKSPKMPTEKRPWKCCDDIEEQPASIFPPFWRCNDELEPSQCAAQCEVCQDQEASPGRLICGDVYWGADPGPFCTPRPWGDCCDMDICSRSLPPICRCADEVESCAAACKDCQQLESSSSSSEPPRYVCHDWFRGEPGPSCTPDEHK, encoded by the coding sequence ATGAATAGCGGCAATATGGCTACTTCTTCcatccttttcttcttcctcctcggcggcctcaccgtcgccgtcgccgcccacggCACGGCGAACGACGACACCAATACCATACGCCTCCCCAGCGACGGAGCAAAGTCGCCGAAGATGCCGACGGAGAAGAGGCCGTGGAAGTGCTGCGACGACATCGAGGAGCAGCCGGCGAGCATCTTCCCGCCGTTCTGGCGGTGCAACGACGAGCTGGAGCCCAGCCAGTGCGCCGCCCAGTGCGAGGTGTGCCAGGACCAGGAGGCGTCGCCGGGCCGGCTCATCTGCGGCGACGTCTACTGGGGCGCCGACCCGGGCCCCTTCTGCACGCCGAGGCCGTGGGGAGATTGCTGCGACATGGACATCTGCAGCAGGTCTCTCCCGCCGATCTGCCGGTGCGCCGACGAGGTGGagtcgtgcgccgccgcgtgcAAGGATTGCCAGCAGctggagtcgtcgtcgtcgtcgtcggagcctCCTCGCTACGTCTGCCATGATTGGTTCAGAGGCGAGCCAGGTCCCAGTTGCACACCCGACGAACACAAGTAA
- the LOC9267088 gene encoding Bowman-Birk type bran trypsin inhibitor-like: MKTAMTTSTLLFLLLAGLTAAALGTADDDTTTNTIRLPTDGGSAQQAPTKKKPWKCCDNIERLPTKTNPPQWRCNDELEPSKCVAQCEVCQEAPGPFPGPLICSDVYWGADPGPFCTPRPWGDCCTNTTCTRSIPPICRCNDKVKKCAAACKDCKRVKSSKPPRYVCQDQFTGQPGPKCKHSCEN, translated from the coding sequence ATGAAGACCGCCATGACTACTTCcacccttctcttcctcctcctcgccggcctcaccgccgccgccctcggcaCGGCGGACGACgacaccaccaccaacaccatACGCCTCCCGACCGACGGAGGATCAGCACAGCAGGCGCCGACGAAGAAGAAGCCGTGGAAGTGCTGCGACAACATCGAGCGGCTGCCGACGAAGACCAACCCGCCGCAGTGGCGCTGCAACGACGAGCTGGAGCCCAGCAAGTGCGTGGCACAGTGCGAGGTGTGCCAGGAGGCGCCGGGGCCATTCCCGGGCCCGCTCATCTGCAGCGACGTCTACTGGGGCGCCGACCCGGGTCCCTTCTGCACGCCGCGGCCGTGGGGAGATTGCTGCACCAACACCACCTGCACCAGGTCGATCCCGCCGATCTGCCGCTGCAACGACAAGGTGAAGAAGTGCGCCGCCGCGTGCAAGGATTGCAAGCGGGTGAAGTCGTCGAAGCCTCCTCGCTACGTCTGCCAGGACCAGTTCACCGGCCAGCCAGGGCCCAAGTGCAAACACTCGTGCGAGAACTAG
- the LOC107278743 gene encoding putative E3 ubiquitin-protein ligase SINA-like 6 encodes MAARQLPQSLIQMNLVKGFVVALAMVSVSMGHNADKKQVVTIGMDVLDCPVCFEPFKPPIFQCSVGHFICSSCCNKLNKCPGCSRTSFEHCLGMERIVESAVVPCTYAEHGCTNKMSRPELALNRTSP; translated from the exons ATGGCCGCTAGGCAATTGCCACAATCACTTATACAAATGAACTTAGTTAAGGGATTTGTG GTTGCACTTGCAATGGTGAGCGTGTCAATGGGACATAATGCTGACAAGAAGCAGGTTGTCACAATTGGCATGGACGTCTTGGACTGCCCTGTCTGCTTTGAACCCTTCAAGCCTCCGATTTTCCAG TGTTCTGTGGGGCATTTCATCTGCTCCTCTTGCTGCAACAAGCTGAATAAGTGCCCTGGGTGCTCAAGAACCTCCTTTGAACACTGCTTGGGCATGGAGCGCATTGTCGAATCCGCAGTGGTTCCTTGCACCTACGCCGAGCATGGATGCACCAACAAGATGTCACGCCCTGAACTAGCCCTGAAcagaactagcccgtga